Proteins from a genomic interval of Capsicum annuum cultivar UCD-10X-F1 chromosome 4, UCD10Xv1.1, whole genome shotgun sequence:
- the LOC107867082 gene encoding protein JINGUBANG → MFVEAFPHNNNNNNFRNNMVHSVPNMSSTTVTTDDESDVRHSSFSAYDSHRLSGDGSPTWNESCSPCIKSPWHKFDDNVPTNFPQNGLIGSLVREEGHIYSLATKNDFLYTGSDSKNIRVWKDMKEFAAFKSNSGLVKAIIISGEKIFTGHQDGKVRVWKVKSKKPNNHKRAGTLPKLIDVFKASIKPSNYVEVKRNRTALWIKHCDAISCLSMDHGQGLLYSASWDRTFKVWKVNNSKCLESVKAHDDAVNSVVASVDGIVYTGSADGTVKVWQRETNGKFVHHVFVQTLIDQESAITALVVNKPGSVVYAGSSDGVLNFWEREKNNLTHGGVLKGHKLAVLCLAAAGNLVFSGSADKNINVWKRDGSVHTCLSILTGHNGPVKCLTVEDDNSSTGSEKKWMVYSGSLDKSVKVWSVSEMAPNLQQMAMGMQIQNGQYDNSWDSIPSAKYSSDGQNV, encoded by the exons ATGTTTGTTGAAGCTTttcctcataataataataataataattttcgAAACAACATGGTACACTCCGTGCCCAACATGTCGTCAACTACCGTGACGACGGACGATGAATCTGACGTCCGTCACAGTAGTTTCTCGGCTTACGACTCTCATCGGCTTAGTGGCGATGGGTCCCCTACATGGAATGAAAGTTGTTCCCCTTGTATTAAATCCCCTTGGCACAAATTCGACGATAATGTTCCAACCAACTTCCCACAAAATGGGCTCATTGGGTCCCTCGTTCGCGAAGAAGGACATATTTATTCTTTAGCTACTAAGAACGATTTTCTTTATACTGGTTCGGATAGCAAGAACATACGTGTTTGGAAGGATATGAAGGAATTCGCGGCTTTTAAATCAAATAGTGGCCTAGTTAAAGCGATTATCATCTCCGGAGAGAAGATTTTTACGGGTCATCAAGATGGAAAAGTGCGAGTCTGGAAGGTGAAATCGAAGAAACCTAATAACCATAAACGTGCAGGGACTTTGCCAAAACTTATTGACGTTTTCAAAGCTTCCATTAAGCCCAGCAATTATGTTGAG GTAAAACGTAATCGAACTGCGCTTTGGATCAAGCATTGCGATGCAATTTCATGTTTGAGCATGGACCATGGCCAAGGCCTTCTCTACTCAGCTTCATGGGATAGAACATTTAAAGTATGGAAAGTTAATAATTCCAAATGTTTAGAGTCCGTTAAAGCCCATGACGATGCAGTTAATTCCGTCGTAGCCAGTGTTGACGGAATCGTCTACACTGGATCAGCTGACGGAACCGTTAAGGTTTGGCAAAGAGAAACCAACGGAAAATTCGTACATCACGTTTTTGTTCAAACGTTAATTGACCAAGAAAGTGCTATAACGGCGTTAGTGGTAAATAAACCCGGTTCAGTGGTTTATGCCGGTTCATCAGATGGTGTGTTAAATTTTTGGGAAcgtgagaaaaataatttaacacATGGTGGGGTGTTAAAAGGGCATAAATTAGCAGTACTATGTTTAGCTGCTGCTGGAAATTTGGTTTTTAGCGGTTCGGCGGATAAAAATATTAACGTTTGGAAAAGAGATGGTTCTGTACATACGTGTTTGTCTATATTAACCGGTCATAATGGACCGGTTAAATGTTTAACGGTCGAGGATGATAATTCCTCGACCGGAAGTGAGAAAAAATGGATGGTTTATAGTGGGAGTCTTGATAAATCGGTTAAAGTTTGGAGTGTTTCAGAAATGGCACCTAATTTGCAACAAATGGCCATGGGTATGCAAATACAAAATGGTCAATATGATAATAGTTGGGATTCAATTCCATCTGCTAAATATTCATCTGATGGTCAGAATGTATGA